A stretch of the Salminus brasiliensis chromosome 19, fSalBra1.hap2, whole genome shotgun sequence genome encodes the following:
- the clcf1 gene encoding uncharacterized protein clcf1 has translation MRRWEVNQAHLVLLLAAVVGCVQVQDRAVMLSNERSSIERTYELTKYLDHQLKEIKDTYLSYLGPPFSDPGFSPPRPNISSLAVPSAATRVDLWRGLENGARLAQNQRAYSVLLSAVRELARSTLCPYLQSSLLHFCSGLSGLLGSISGLMNALGYTPPLHGNGPANQRYSPLLTSQLRASVNGPVPLRNNPDRNQGGLPASGVRDGTPGVDAERKRDRERERGRRGRKREGESWAEREEEERDEGLERWGGRRRKLLAVEEEDDAGQGAGHSSVNVNSTHTSYFSKYSEDKYSDINGNNSQFPGDALLQRERERRISGEEEEEHSVPLLFSAPSLHPVRSGRALPPPSTLSPFTLLFPDAEGQGSLTAGRPAFNDFTRKVEGFWVLRELQSWLWRSAKDFTRLKKRLRV, from the exons TCAACCAGGCTCACCTCGTGCTGCTCCTGGCTGCCGTGGTGGGGTGCGTCCAGGTGCAGGACCGTGCAGTGATGCTGTCCAATGAGAGGAGCAGCATAGAGAGAACGTACGAGCTGACCAAGTACCTGGACCACCAGCTGAAAGAAATCAAAGACACTTAC ctctcataTCTCGGCCCTCCGTTCAGTGACCCGGGTTTCTCTCCACCACGCCCCAACATCTCCTCCCTGGCTGTTCCCAGCGCCGCCACACGGGTGGATCTGTGGCGGGGGCTGGAGAACGGAGCCCGCCTGGCTCAGAACCAACGAGCCTACAGCGTCTTGCTGAGCGCTGTGAGGGAGCTGGCCCGCTCCACGCTGTGCCCCTACCTCCAGAGTTCCCTGCTGCATTTCTGCTCTGGACTCAGCGGCCTGCTGGGCTCTATATCGGGCCTGATGAATGCTCTGGGATACACGCCGCCCCTGCATGGCAACggaccagccaatcagagataCAGCCCTCTGTTGACCTCACAGCTGAGAGCCAGCGTGAACGGTCCCGTCCCGCTGAGGAACAACCCAGACCGTAACCAGGGCGGCCTACCGGCTTCAGGGGTCAGAGACGGGACACCCGGAGTGGATGCTGAGAGAAAaagggatagagagagggagagagggaggagaggtagaaagagagaaggggagagctgggcagaaagagaggaagaagaacGGGATGAAGGTTTGGAGAGATGGGGCGGGAGGAGGAGGAAGCTGCTGGCTGTTGAAGAAGAAGACGATGCAGGTCAGGGAGCCGGCCACAGCAGTGTCAACGTGAACAGCACTCACACCAGCTATTTCAGCAAATACAGTGAGGACAAATACAGTGACATTAATGGCAATAACAGCCAGTTTCCTGGGGACGCTCTActgcagagagagcgagagcggaGGATAagtggagaagaagaagaagaacacagcgttcctctcctcttctccgcTCCGTCCCTCCATCCCGTGCGCTCAGGACGGGCCCTTCCACCCCCCTCTACCCTCTCCCCCTTCACTCTCCTTTTCCCGGACGCAGAGGGTCAAGGCTCGCTGACCGCAGGACGTCCGGCATTCAATGACTTCACGCGGAAAGTGGAGGGATTCTGGGTACTGAGGGAGCTGCAGAGCTGGCTCTGGAGGTCCGCCAAGGACTTTACCAGGCTGAAGAAACGCCTCCGCGTGTGA